One window of Alteriqipengyuania lutimaris genomic DNA carries:
- the ctaD gene encoding cytochrome c oxidase subunit I, protein MATTADTFQAHDDAHDHHDADHKPGFFARWFMSTNHKDIGTLYLIFAICAGIIGGAISGIMRAELAEPGVQYLSWWAQLLGGGADVDTALHMWNVFITAHGLIMVFFMVMPAMIGGFGNWFVPLMIGAPDMAFPRMNNVSFWLTVAGFFSLLFSMFVPGGIGPGAGTGWTVYAPLSTSGSVGPAVDFAIFSLHLAGAGSILGATNFITTIFNMRAPGMTLHKMPLFVWSVLVTAFLLLLALPVLAAAITMLITDRNFGTTFFDPTGGGDPVLYQHLFWFFGHPEVYIMILPGFGMISQIVATFSRKPVFGYLGMAYAMVAIGVVGFIVWAHHMYTVGLDVNTKMYFTAATMVIAVPTGVKIFSWIATMWGGSLEFKSPMVWAMGFIFLFTVGGVTGVVLANGGIDDNLHDTYYVVAHFHYVLSMGAVFSIFAGFYYWFPKMSGRWHSELLAHIHFWVFFIGVNIIFFPMHFLGVQGMPRRYPDYVEAFAFWNEVATFGYVVTAVSVVIFFANLVYAFTAGKRAEANYWGPGATTLEWSLSSPPPFHQFETLPVIEDHHDYHDHLPRGDAKPATA, encoded by the coding sequence ATGGCAACCACCGCTGACACCTTCCAGGCCCACGATGATGCGCACGACCATCACGATGCGGACCACAAGCCGGGCTTCTTCGCCCGCTGGTTCATGTCGACCAACCACAAGGATATCGGCACGCTCTACCTGATCTTCGCGATCTGCGCGGGGATCATCGGCGGTGCGATTTCGGGCATCATGCGCGCCGAGCTCGCCGAGCCGGGCGTCCAGTATCTCAGCTGGTGGGCGCAGCTGCTGGGCGGCGGTGCGGACGTCGATACCGCGCTCCACATGTGGAACGTGTTCATCACCGCGCACGGCCTGATCATGGTGTTCTTCATGGTCATGCCCGCGATGATCGGCGGTTTCGGCAACTGGTTCGTCCCGCTGATGATCGGCGCGCCGGACATGGCCTTCCCGCGCATGAACAACGTGTCGTTCTGGCTGACCGTGGCGGGCTTCTTCTCGCTGCTGTTCTCGATGTTCGTCCCCGGCGGCATCGGTCCGGGCGCGGGCACGGGCTGGACGGTCTATGCGCCGCTTTCGACCAGCGGTTCGGTCGGCCCGGCGGTCGACTTCGCGATTTTCTCGCTCCACCTCGCGGGCGCAGGCTCGATCCTGGGCGCGACCAACTTCATCACCACCATCTTCAACATGCGTGCGCCGGGCATGACCCTGCACAAGATGCCGCTGTTCGTGTGGTCGGTGCTGGTCACCGCCTTCCTGCTCCTGCTGGCGCTGCCGGTTCTTGCCGCCGCGATCACGATGCTGATCACAGACCGTAACTTCGGCACCACCTTCTTCGATCCGACCGGTGGTGGCGATCCTGTGCTCTACCAGCACCTGTTCTGGTTCTTCGGCCACCCCGAGGTGTACATCATGATCCTGCCGGGCTTCGGCATGATCAGCCAGATCGTGGCAACCTTCAGCCGCAAGCCGGTGTTCGGCTATCTCGGCATGGCCTACGCCATGGTCGCGATCGGCGTGGTCGGTTTCATCGTGTGGGCGCACCACATGTATACCGTCGGCCTCGACGTGAACACGAAGATGTACTTCACCGCAGCGACCATGGTCATCGCGGTGCCGACCGGCGTGAAGATCTTCAGCTGGATCGCCACGATGTGGGGCGGCAGCCTGGAGTTCAAGTCGCCGATGGTGTGGGCGATGGGCTTCATCTTCCTGTTCACCGTGGGCGGCGTGACCGGCGTCGTGCTTGCCAATGGCGGCATCGACGACAACCTGCACGACACCTACTACGTCGTCGCGCACTTCCACTACGTGCTGTCGATGGGCGCGGTCTTCTCGATCTTCGCGGGCTTCTACTACTGGTTCCCGAAGATGAGCGGCCGCTGGCACTCCGAACTGCTCGCCCACATCCACTTCTGGGTGTTCTTCATCGGGGTGAACATCATCTTCTTCCCGATGCACTTCCTCGGCGTGCAGGGCATGCCGCGCCGCTACCCCGACTATGTGGAGGCCTTCGCCTTCTGGAACGAGGTTGCGACCTTCGGCTACGTCGTGACGGCGGTGTCGGTGGTGATCTTCTTCGCCAACCTCGTCTACGCCTTCACGGCGGGCAAGCGGGCCGAGGCGAACTACTGGGGCCCGGGTGCGACGACCCTCGAATGGTCGCTGTCGAGCCCGCCGCCGTTCCACCAGTTCGAGACGCTGCCGGTGATCGAGGATCACCACGACTACCACGATCACCTGCCGCGCGGCGATGCGAAGCCCGCGACGGCGTGA
- a CDS encoding heme o synthase: MTTTTTLITPTAATPMSSHWRDFLALTKPGVVRLVVFTGLCGLLAAPGSINPVLGFTAILCIALAAGGAAAFNQWYEADLDALMKRTAKRPLPAGRVSRNDARDFAAVLCGASVLTMGLAIGWLAAAILAVSIFYYVVVYTMWLKPRTPQNIVVGGGAGAFPPLIGWVAVSGDITLTPVLLFAIIFFWTPPHFWALAMFVKSDYAKAGVPMMPVVHGERATRHQILAYSLFMVPLAAAPWYLGTAGIIYGAASLALTGFFAALSVPVGLRTSSDGDTMKPEKRLFAYSIIYLFALFAALVVDRVMQNAGLIGGVA; the protein is encoded by the coding sequence ATGACCACGACGACGACCCTTATCACGCCGACCGCAGCGACGCCGATGTCGAGCCATTGGCGCGACTTCCTCGCGCTGACGAAGCCGGGCGTGGTGCGGCTGGTCGTCTTCACCGGGCTGTGCGGCCTGCTCGCCGCGCCGGGCAGCATCAACCCCGTACTCGGCTTCACCGCGATCCTGTGCATCGCGCTTGCCGCCGGTGGCGCCGCGGCCTTCAACCAGTGGTACGAGGCCGACCTCGACGCGCTGATGAAGCGCACCGCGAAGCGCCCGCTGCCCGCAGGCCGGGTCAGCAGGAACGATGCGCGCGATTTCGCCGCGGTCCTGTGCGGTGCCTCGGTCCTGACCATGGGGCTAGCCATCGGATGGCTCGCCGCCGCGATCCTCGCGGTGTCGATCTTCTACTACGTCGTCGTCTACACGATGTGGCTCAAGCCGCGGACACCGCAGAACATCGTCGTCGGGGGCGGGGCAGGGGCCTTTCCGCCGCTGATCGGCTGGGTCGCGGTCTCGGGCGACATCACGCTGACGCCGGTGCTCCTGTTCGCGATCATCTTCTTCTGGACCCCGCCGCATTTCTGGGCGCTCGCGATGTTCGTGAAAAGCGATTACGCCAAGGCGGGCGTGCCGATGATGCCCGTGGTGCATGGCGAGCGTGCGACGCGCCACCAGATCCTCGCCTATTCGCTGTTCATGGTCCCGCTCGCCGCAGCGCCCTGGTATCTCGGCACCGCCGGGATCATCTATGGCGCAGCCTCGCTCGCGCTGACCGGCTTCTTCGCCGCCCTGTCGGTGCCGGTGGGCCTTCGCACGTCGAGCGATGGCGACACGATGAAGCCCGAAAAGCGGCTGTTCGCCTATTCGATCATCTACCTGTTCGCGCTGTTCGCCGCGCTGGTAGTGGACCGCGTGATGCAGAATGCCGGACTGATCGGAGGTGTCGCATGA
- a CDS encoding cytochrome c oxidase assembly protein gives MAFASSTLSLEQKNLRLGLMALIAAAAMVGVGFAAVPMYRLFCQVTGFAGTTQVASETQAAEAERAAAIAGAPPISIRFDASTARDMPWTFAPVHTTDTIRIGTRDLAFYTARNNADVPITGTATFNVEPEQAAPYFNKIQCFCFTEQTLQAGEEVRMPVLFYVDPAALDDPNMEGVEQITLSYTFHRKPPEES, from the coding sequence ATGGCTTTCGCATCCTCCACTCTCTCGCTCGAACAGAAGAACCTGCGGCTCGGCCTCATGGCGCTGATCGCCGCGGCGGCGATGGTGGGCGTCGGCTTTGCCGCGGTTCCGATGTACCGCCTGTTCTGCCAGGTCACCGGCTTTGCCGGGACGACGCAGGTCGCGTCCGAAACGCAAGCCGCCGAGGCGGAGCGTGCGGCCGCGATCGCAGGCGCACCGCCGATCTCGATCCGCTTCGATGCGAGCACGGCGCGCGACATGCCCTGGACCTTCGCGCCGGTGCACACGACCGACACCATCCGGATCGGTACCCGCGACCTCGCCTTCTACACCGCGCGCAATAATGCCGACGTGCCGATCACCGGCACCGCGACCTTCAATGTCGAGCCCGAGCAGGCTGCCCCCTATTTCAACAAGATCCAGTGCTTCTGCTTCACCGAGCAGACGTTGCAGGCGGGCGAGGAAGTACGGATGCCCGTATTGTTCTACGTCGATCCGGCGGCACTCGACGATCCGAACATGGAAGGCGTGGAGCAGATTACGCTGAGCTACACCTTCCACCGCAAACCACCCGAAGAGAGCTGA
- a CDS encoding cytochrome c oxidase subunit 3, with protein sequence MAGAKNHDYHILAPDIWPFAGALSALVFTTGMVMFMHSDGEAFPEGAWYVVLGLGIAGLIATFWGWFSKIINEAHAGDHTPVVQLHMRYGMILFILSEVMFFVGWFWSFFDFALFPAPLEMIAEGTWQNLIGQEGAAMLATFPPEGLHVIDAFDLPLINTLILLCSGTTVTWAHHSLINGDREGLKMGLWATIALGVLFTSIQAYEYLEAPFGFGGNTYSSAFYMATGFHGFHVLVGTIFLIVCLRRAYLGHFTPRQHFGFEAAAWYWHFVDVVWLFLFITVYVWGGWGAEVH encoded by the coding sequence ATGGCCGGCGCCAAGAACCACGACTATCACATTCTCGCCCCCGACATCTGGCCGTTCGCCGGTGCGCTGTCGGCGCTCGTCTTCACCACCGGCATGGTGATGTTCATGCACAGCGATGGCGAGGCGTTTCCGGAAGGCGCATGGTACGTCGTCCTGGGCCTGGGTATTGCCGGCCTGATCGCGACCTTCTGGGGCTGGTTTTCCAAGATCATCAACGAAGCGCATGCGGGCGATCACACGCCGGTGGTGCAGCTGCACATGCGGTACGGGATGATCCTGTTCATCCTGTCCGAAGTGATGTTCTTCGTCGGGTGGTTCTGGTCCTTCTTCGATTTCGCGCTGTTTCCCGCCCCGCTCGAGATGATTGCCGAAGGCACGTGGCAGAACCTCATCGGTCAGGAAGGCGCAGCAATGCTGGCCACCTTCCCGCCAGAAGGCTTGCACGTGATCGACGCTTTCGACCTGCCGCTGATCAACACGCTGATCCTGCTGTGCTCGGGCACGACCGTCACCTGGGCGCACCACAGCCTGATCAATGGCGACCGCGAAGGCCTCAAGATGGGCCTGTGGGCGACCATCGCGCTCGGCGTGCTGTTCACCAGCATCCAAGCATACGAATATCTGGAAGCGCCCTTCGGCTTCGGCGGCAACACCTATTCGAGCGCCTTCTACATGGCGACGGGCTTCCACGGTTTCCACGTGCTGGTCGGCACGATTTTCCTGATCGTCTGCCTGCGCCGCGCCTATCTGGGCCACTTCACGCCGCGCCAGCATTTCGGTTTCGAAGCCGCCGCCTGGTACTGGCACTTCGTCGACGTGGTATGGCTGTTCCTGTTCATCACCGTCTATGTCTGGGGTGGCTGGGGCGCCGAAGTCCACTAA
- a CDS encoding SURF1 family protein — MNIWQRLPVIPTIIVALAVAIMIVLGFWQLGRADEKADLLARYAAAKDIADPVEWPGDSEAALEQRLYRRSAFDCAKVTELTAVAGTNSRGSRGWAQIAVCDLADGGEARVALGWTRAPEGPLWNGGEVTGIIAPGPRLVADPPRAGLLALERPDPSDLPNNHMAYAWQWFLFALTALVIYGLAVRKKVFGPQGGTRHPVKPSEDDRDRPVERAEDDEEEDLF; from the coding sequence ATGAATATTTGGCAGCGCCTCCCGGTCATCCCGACGATTATCGTCGCCCTGGCGGTTGCGATCATGATCGTACTCGGCTTCTGGCAGCTTGGCCGCGCGGACGAGAAGGCGGACCTTCTGGCGCGCTACGCCGCAGCCAAGGACATCGCCGACCCGGTCGAATGGCCAGGCGACAGCGAAGCCGCGCTCGAACAGCGGCTCTATCGCCGCAGCGCCTTCGATTGCGCGAAAGTGACCGAGCTGACCGCTGTCGCAGGGACCAATTCCCGCGGATCGCGCGGATGGGCGCAGATCGCGGTGTGCGACCTGGCAGACGGAGGCGAGGCGCGTGTGGCGCTTGGCTGGACCCGCGCGCCCGAGGGCCCGCTGTGGAATGGCGGCGAGGTGACCGGCATCATCGCGCCCGGGCCGCGGCTCGTGGCCGATCCGCCGCGTGCCGGCCTGCTCGCGCTGGAGAGGCCTGATCCGTCCGACCTTCCGAACAATCACATGGCCTATGCGTGGCAATGGTTCCTCTTCGCGCTCACCGCGCTGGTGATCTACGGCCTTGCGGTGCGCAAGAAGGTGTTCGGTCCGCAGGGAGGCACACGTCATCCTGTGAAGCCGAGCGAGGATGACCGCGATCGTCCGGTCGAGCGGGCAGAGGACGACGAAGAAGAGGACCTGTTCTGA
- the thrC gene encoding threonine synthase, with protein MRYVSTRGHAPVLDFEGVTLTGLASDGGLYLPEEYPAFGRDEIAAMRGMPYAQLAARVMAPFTAPCVSEDDLLALCETAYGRFDHADVTPLTRIDERHHLLELFHGPTLAFKDVALQLLGLLFERFLKTQERPLTIIGATSGDTGSAAIHAVAGRDNVEIFMLHPEGRVSEIQRRQMTTIDAPNVHNIAIGGSFDDAQRYVKRMFGDAALTDRIAVGAVNSINWARLMAQVVYYFHAALQLGGPDRKVAFSVPTGNFGDVFAGYVAAQMGLPVERLIVATNKNDILARAIRDGDYSVGESHATITPSMDIQVSSNFERLLFEANGRHAAALTAQMQGFGKSGRLALDPGQREGIAAMFAAERATPEETLAALRWAHETCGEVIDPHTAVGLHAARALADTIDPDVPIVTLATAHPAKFPDAVEQAIEAKADLPARVGDLFALDERSETLPADYDTVRDYIAANASGAR; from the coding sequence ATGCGCTATGTGTCGACCCGGGGGCATGCGCCCGTGCTCGATTTCGAAGGTGTCACGCTGACGGGCCTCGCCAGCGATGGCGGGCTCTATCTGCCGGAAGAGTATCCCGCGTTCGGCAGGGACGAGATCGCCGCGATGCGCGGCATGCCCTATGCCCAGCTAGCGGCGCGGGTAATGGCGCCTTTCACCGCGCCCTGCGTGTCCGAGGATGATCTGCTGGCCCTGTGCGAAACCGCCTATGGCCGCTTCGACCACGCCGATGTCACGCCGCTGACGCGGATCGATGAGCGGCACCACCTCCTCGAACTCTTCCACGGCCCGACGCTCGCCTTCAAGGATGTGGCGCTGCAACTGCTCGGCCTGCTGTTCGAGCGTTTCCTGAAGACGCAGGAGCGCCCGCTGACGATCATCGGCGCGACCAGTGGCGATACCGGGTCGGCCGCGATCCACGCGGTGGCGGGGCGCGACAATGTCGAGATATTCATGCTCCACCCCGAAGGCCGGGTGAGCGAGATCCAGCGCCGCCAGATGACCACCATCGACGCGCCGAACGTGCACAACATCGCGATCGGCGGCAGCTTCGACGATGCGCAGAGATACGTGAAGCGCATGTTCGGCGATGCGGCACTGACCGATCGGATCGCGGTCGGCGCGGTCAATTCGATCAACTGGGCGCGGCTGATGGCGCAGGTCGTGTACTATTTCCACGCCGCACTCCAGCTCGGCGGGCCCGATCGCAAGGTCGCCTTCAGCGTTCCTACGGGCAATTTCGGCGATGTGTTTGCGGGCTACGTCGCGGCGCAGATGGGCCTTCCGGTCGAGCGGCTGATCGTCGCGACGAACAAGAACGACATCCTCGCGCGCGCCATCCGCGACGGCGACTATTCGGTGGGCGAGAGCCACGCGACGATCACGCCGTCGATGGATATCCAGGTCAGCTCCAATTTCGAACGCCTGCTGTTCGAGGCGAACGGGCGCCATGCGGCTGCGCTGACCGCCCAGATGCAGGGCTTCGGCAAGAGTGGCCGCCTGGCGCTCGACCCCGGGCAGCGCGAGGGGATCGCCGCCATGTTCGCAGCGGAGCGCGCCACGCCCGAAGAGACGCTGGCGGCGCTGCGCTGGGCGCACGAGACATGTGGCGAGGTGATCGACCCGCATACCGCGGTGGGCCTGCACGCGGCGCGCGCGCTTGCCGATACGATCGACCCGGACGTGCCGATCGTCACGCTCGCCACCGCGCACCCTGCGAAATTCCCCGACGCGGTGGAGCAGGCAATCGAGGCCAAGGCCGATCTGCCGGCGCGCGTGGGCGATCTGTTCGCACTGGACGAACGCTCCGAAACGCTGCCCGCCGATTACGACACCGTGCGCGACTACATCGCAGCGAACGCCAGCGGCGCGCGCTGA
- a CDS encoding class I SAM-dependent methyltransferase: MAQLRLEPQLMIGDAWDDYALVDSGHGRKLERFGPYRFIRPEPQAMWSPREADWQADGEFVPGADEDGGGRWDLSPEVADSWELAWDDVRFRAQCTPFRHLGFFPDMAPVWDWMRGELAATHDPQTLNMFGYTGVGTLALSRCGPVTHVDASKKSVAQARNNAALAGMEERPIRWLVDDAAKFAAREVRRENRYDGIILDPPKFGRGPKNETWRIEEGLSPLIADCRRLLDDNSRFLFLTVYAVRMSSLSLAALLDEAFADAPGVVEHGDLGVREEGGGRILPTAIFARWRNNG, from the coding sequence ATGGCACAGCTGCGCCTCGAACCGCAGCTGATGATCGGCGACGCGTGGGATGACTATGCGCTGGTCGACAGCGGCCATGGGCGAAAGCTCGAACGCTTCGGCCCCTACCGCTTCATCCGGCCCGAGCCGCAGGCCATGTGGTCTCCGCGTGAGGCAGACTGGCAGGCCGATGGCGAATTCGTCCCCGGTGCGGACGAGGATGGCGGCGGGCGCTGGGATCTGTCGCCCGAAGTGGCCGATTCGTGGGAGCTGGCGTGGGACGATGTGCGCTTCCGCGCGCAGTGCACCCCGTTCCGCCATCTCGGCTTCTTCCCCGACATGGCGCCGGTGTGGGACTGGATGCGCGGCGAGCTGGCGGCGACGCATGATCCGCAGACGCTCAACATGTTCGGCTATACCGGGGTCGGCACGCTCGCGCTCAGCCGGTGCGGCCCCGTCACCCATGTCGATGCGAGCAAGAAATCGGTCGCCCAGGCGCGCAACAATGCTGCGCTGGCCGGGATGGAAGAGCGCCCGATCCGCTGGCTGGTCGACGATGCGGCCAAGTTCGCCGCGCGCGAAGTCCGCCGCGAAAACCGCTATGACGGGATCATCCTCGACCCGCCCAAGTTCGGGCGCGGGCCGAAGAACGAGACCTGGCGAATCGAGGAGGGCCTCAGCCCCCTGATCGCCGATTGCCGCCGGTTGCTCGACGACAACAGCCGCTTCCTGTTCCTCACCGTCTATGCCGTGCGGATGAGCAGCCTGTCGCTTGCCGCGCTGCTGGACGAGGCCTTTGCCGATGCGCCGGGCGTGGTCGAGCATGGCGACCTGGGCGTGCGTGAAGAGGGGGGAGGGCGTATTCTGCCGACCGCCATCTTCGCAAGGTGGCGCAACAATGGCTAA
- a CDS encoding dihydroneopterin aldolase, producing MTDSLILTVADLETDVLTGIYSEETGKPQPLRITIDVHMRPQPHYDADTTLDASKNYMDLKHAATEALPQGLHFKLIEAVADHICETLFLQDKRIDAITVKIVKLAIGIGSEKIGITLHRERP from the coding sequence ATGACCGACAGCCTGATCCTGACCGTCGCCGATCTCGAAACCGATGTCCTGACCGGCATCTATTCCGAAGAGACGGGCAAGCCGCAGCCGCTGCGGATCACGATCGACGTGCACATGCGCCCGCAGCCGCACTACGACGCGGACACCACGCTCGACGCGAGCAAGAACTACATGGACCTGAAGCACGCCGCGACCGAGGCGCTGCCCCAAGGCCTGCATTTCAAGCTGATCGAGGCGGTGGCGGACCACATCTGCGAAACGCTGTTCCTGCAGGACAAGCGGATCGACGCGATCACGGTCAAGATCGTGAAACTGGCGATCGGGATCGGCAGCGAGAAGATCGGGATCACCCTGCATCGCGAGCGGCCCTGA
- a CDS encoding Rossmann fold domain-containing protein, with protein sequence MGAAAPAIIRVDALPETALEAAAAFHAGWTEKIRNAAADGHEYVVVVMHPAPYDHADWRRAAARDLARAHPDHCINIVAGSNGGEIARMTEFLGRAPAITGQYLPLAGTGVCDEGNVDDDTEG encoded by the coding sequence ATGGGCGCGGCCGCGCCGGCGATCATCCGGGTGGATGCCTTGCCCGAGACCGCGCTCGAGGCGGCGGCAGCCTTTCATGCCGGGTGGACGGAAAAGATCCGTAACGCCGCGGCCGATGGCCACGAATACGTGGTCGTGGTGATGCATCCCGCCCCTTACGATCATGCCGACTGGCGCCGTGCGGCGGCGCGCGATCTTGCGCGTGCGCACCCCGATCATTGCATCAATATCGTCGCCGGATCGAATGGCGGCGAAATCGCGCGAATGACCGAATTTCTCGGACGCGCACCCGCGATCACCGGGCAATACTTGCCGCTCGCCGGAACAGGCGTGTGCGACGAGGGTAACGTGGATGATGACACGGAAGGTTGA
- the moaA gene encoding GTP 3',8-cyclase MoaA translates to MMTRKVDRLDFARPVADRATAGAPLVDTFRRRITYLRLSITDRCDLRCTYCMPERMTFLPKADILSLEESYLLARAFMARGVRTIRLTGGEPLVRRDAIDLVRAIGRHVGKELDEVTLTTNGTQLAAHADALARAGVRRINVSLDTRDPETFRKLSRRDVLGKVLEGIAAASEAGLKVKLNTVAMRGINDDEIPDLVAWAHTQGHAISLIETMPLGDVDEAREDRFVPLSEIRRQLDARWTLRPSDASTPGPSRYFDAIGKDGAETGGRIGFITPMSDNFCEGCNRLRVTATGQLYPCLGGGEQVDLRAALRSETPDTRVADALDMAMAIKPERHDFRIGAGEKPTQARHMSVTGG, encoded by the coding sequence ATGATGACACGGAAGGTTGATCGCCTCGATTTCGCACGGCCCGTTGCCGATAGAGCCACGGCCGGAGCGCCGCTGGTCGACACCTTCCGTCGACGGATAACCTACCTGCGCCTTTCGATCACCGATCGCTGCGACCTGCGCTGCACCTATTGCATGCCGGAGCGGATGACCTTCCTGCCCAAGGCGGACATCCTCTCGCTCGAAGAATCGTACCTGCTGGCCCGCGCCTTCATGGCGCGCGGCGTGCGCACGATCCGCCTGACCGGGGGCGAGCCGCTGGTGCGGCGCGACGCGATCGACCTCGTCCGCGCGATCGGCCGTCATGTCGGCAAAGAACTCGACGAGGTGACGCTCACCACCAATGGTACGCAGCTCGCTGCCCACGCCGACGCCCTGGCGCGCGCGGGCGTGCGGCGGATCAATGTGTCGCTCGACACGCGCGACCCCGAAACCTTCCGCAAGCTTTCGCGGCGCGATGTGCTTGGCAAGGTGCTGGAGGGTATCGCAGCGGCGAGCGAGGCGGGGCTGAAGGTCAAGCTCAACACGGTTGCGATGCGCGGGATCAATGATGACGAGATCCCCGATCTGGTCGCCTGGGCGCACACGCAGGGCCATGCCATCAGCCTGATCGAGACGATGCCGCTGGGCGACGTGGACGAGGCGCGCGAGGATCGCTTCGTACCGCTGAGCGAAATCCGCCGCCAGCTCGACGCGCGCTGGACGCTGCGCCCCAGCGATGCCTCGACCCCGGGCCCTTCGCGCTATTTCGACGCCATTGGCAAGGATGGGGCCGAAACCGGCGGGCGAATCGGCTTCATCACGCCGATGAGCGACAATTTCTGCGAGGGCTGCAACCGCCTGCGGGTGACCGCGACCGGGCAGCTCTATCCCTGCCTCGGCGGGGGCGAGCAGGTCGATCTGCGCGCCGCACTGCGCTCCGAGACGCCCGACACGCGCGTGGCCGATGCGCTCGATATGGCGATGGCGATCAAGCCGGAGCGGCACGACTTCCGGATCGGCGCGGGAGAGAAGCCCACGCAGGCCCGACACATGTCGGTGACGGGCGGCTGA
- a CDS encoding MoaD/ThiS family protein codes for MAVRVLFLGPLRDMAGMAETELPAPLNWDGLLAAVPSEVAEQLRESQVHVACAGKVLTDKTTLAAQDGDEVALLPPVSGG; via the coding sequence ATGGCGGTGCGCGTGCTGTTCCTGGGCCCGTTGAGAGACATGGCGGGCATGGCGGAAACCGAATTGCCCGCGCCCCTCAATTGGGACGGACTGCTGGCCGCCGTGCCCTCCGAAGTTGCGGAGCAGCTTCGCGAAAGCCAGGTCCATGTCGCCTGCGCGGGCAAGGTGTTGACCGACAAGACCACGCTCGCCGCGCAGGATGGCGATGAAGTGGCGCTGCTACCCCCGGTGAGCGGGGGCTGA
- a CDS encoding molybdenum cofactor biosynthesis protein MoaE — protein sequence MARLTLDTPADVRLLDSGLSVGEALAAFNAAYPQAGGIATFLGKVRPEEDGDPADRVHVLELSHYEPLTLPGMRDLAGQAMERWPLDGVLAWHRVGVMHPGEAIVLVAAAARHRRDAFHAVDFLMDYLKSAAWLWKREKRGPRGEGAWHWIEPRAQDFADRNRWE from the coding sequence ATGGCCCGGCTCACGCTCGACACTCCCGCCGATGTGCGCCTCCTCGACAGCGGCCTCTCGGTCGGCGAGGCGCTGGCCGCGTTCAACGCCGCGTATCCCCAGGCGGGCGGGATCGCGACCTTCCTCGGCAAGGTTCGCCCGGAGGAAGACGGCGATCCGGCAGACAGGGTGCACGTTCTCGAACTCAGCCATTACGAGCCGCTGACCCTTCCGGGCATGCGCGATCTCGCAGGGCAAGCAATGGAGCGCTGGCCGCTCGACGGGGTGCTGGCGTGGCACCGGGTGGGTGTGATGCATCCGGGCGAGGCGATCGTGCTGGTTGCCGCCGCCGCCCGCCATCGCCGCGATGCTTTCCACGCGGTCGATTTCCTGATGGACTACCTCAAGAGCGCGGCGTGGTTATGGAAGCGCGAAAAGCGTGGGCCCAGGGGAGAGGGCGCATGGCATTGGATCGAGCCGCGCGCGCAGGATTTCGCGGATCGCAATCGGTGGGAATAG
- the rplU gene encoding 50S ribosomal protein L21 translates to MFAVVRTGGKQYRVAAGDKIAVEKLAGEAGDTITLGDVLLAGEGDDLADASKVSVSAEIIAQAKSEKVVIFKKRRRHNYRRKAGHRQQMTLLRIVDVGEGSKKAAAKKPAAKKADEAPATEDKAADKAPAKKAPAKKASTAKTASAEKPAAKKAAPKKTAATKAPAKKAADKDSGDA, encoded by the coding sequence ATGTTCGCAGTGGTGCGCACGGGCGGCAAGCAATACCGGGTTGCCGCCGGAGACAAAATCGCGGTCGAAAAGCTCGCAGGCGAAGCCGGCGATACGATCACGCTGGGCGATGTCCTGCTGGCGGGTGAGGGCGACGACCTCGCCGACGCCTCCAAGGTGTCGGTCTCGGCGGAGATCATCGCTCAGGCCAAGAGCGAGAAGGTGGTGATCTTCAAGAAGCGCCGCCGTCACAATTATCGCCGCAAGGCGGGCCATCGCCAGCAGATGACGCTGCTGCGCATTGTCGACGTCGGCGAAGGCTCCAAGAAGGCCGCCGCGAAGAAGCCTGCCGCCAAGAAGGCGGACGAGGCTCCGGCGACCGAAGACAAGGCTGCGGACAAGGCGCCCGCCAAGAAGGCTCCGGCCAAGAAGGCGAGCACGGCGAAGACGGCTTCGGCCGAGAAGCCCGCCGCCAAGAAGGCTGCGCCGAAGAAGACCGCGGCCACCAAGGCCCCGGCCAAGAAGGCGGCTGACAAGGATTCGGGCGACGCGTAG
- the rpmA gene encoding 50S ribosomal protein L27 has translation MAHKKAGGSSRNGRDSAGRRLGVKKFGSEGVVAGNIIVRQRGTKFYAGSNVGMGKDHTLFALTDGIVRFHDGKLGRKYVSVDMLAQAAE, from the coding sequence ATGGCACATAAGAAAGCAGGCGGCTCATCGCGGAACGGTCGCGATTCGGCAGGCCGTCGTCTTGGCGTGAAGAAGTTCGGCAGCGAAGGCGTTGTCGCGGGCAACATTATCGTGCGTCAGCGCGGGACCAAGTTCTATGCGGGCAGCAATGTCGGCATGGGCAAGGACCACACGCTGTTTGCGCTCACCGACGGTATTGTACGCTTCCACGACGGTAAGCTCGGCCGCAAATACGTATCGGTCGACATGCTCGCGCAAGCGGCAGAATAA